CACATTGATGATGGGATTCAGTACCCATCAAATATTCACAACCACCACTGCTTCCTTCATGATGCTACTAATCTGTAGAATGCTGATTGGAATTGCGGAAGCACCTGGATATCCAAGTAACGCAAAAATAGCTACGCTATGGTTCCCTAATAATGAACGTGCACGAGCAACCAGTATATATTCTTCTGGACAATATATCGGATTGGCAATTTTCACACCTTTACTTAGTCTGATGGTAGCAAAAATAAACTGGGAATCTGTATTTTTTGTAACGGGTGCTGTAGGAATTATGTTCGGAGTTATTTGGCTCATGTTTTATAGAAACCCCCAAGAAAGCAAGCTTGTGAACAAAAGCGAACTAGACTATATTAAGGCGAATGGGGGGTACGACTCTGGGCATCAGCTAAATATTAGCCAAAAAATCACATTACAAGAGGTCATTTATGTTGTCAAGCAGAGAAGAGTATGGGGAATCTTCTTTGCTCAGTTTGCTGCTGCCTCCACGCTATATTTCTTTTTGACATGGTTTATTGTTTATCTAGAACAAGGGCTCCATCTACCGATAGCTAAAGCAGGATTCATTGCTTCATTGCCTTATTTAATGGCGATGGCGGGGGTATTATTTGGTGGTTTCCTAAGCGATAGCCTATTAAAAAAAGGGTTTTCTCTTACTGCTGCACGTAAAATACCAATTGTTTCAGGTTTAATCATATCATCGACCATTTGCTTGGCAAACTTTTTTGAAGGGACACCCATAATAGCGGTTATCATTCTGTCGATTGCCTTCTTTGCAAACGCTTACGCTAATATGGGCTGGGTCGCATTGGGGGATGTATTACCCAAAAAGATGGTGGGTACGGTGGGAGGGATTCTTAATGTCGCAGGAAATCTAGCAGGTATCATCAGTCCTATCATTTTTGGTACTTTACTAGATAAAACTCAAAGTTTTCATTGGGCAATGTATTACACTAGTGCAGTCGCGTTATTAGGTGGAATAAGTTTCCTTCTCATTATTGATAAACTAGAAGTGATTGATTTAAGTAAGGTGGAGCAAATTCGTAAATAAACAATGATAAATTTTTATGGAATCACTCCTACCGCTAACCAATATCTTGCGTTTTGTTTATAATGCAGCAAAAAAGATAATTAAAGGAGAGGTTGAATAAAAATGAACATTCAAGCGTATTTAAATGAACTACAGGAAAATCTATATACAGCAGTCATATCGGATATTTTAGATAGCCTTGGTTGGAAAAACCAAGCGCTTCCCCTCCATATTCGTCCTCTAGATCCGGATATGGTTATCTGCGGTTATGCTAAAACGGTTCAAGTGGCAGATGTATCACGTGAACCTGAAAAACCATATAAAAAACAAATCGAAGTACTTGACAGTATTCGACCAGGGGAAGTTTTCGTTGGTGATGTTGGCGGTTCAGAGCGTTCAGCATTTTTTGGTGAACTAATGTCGACAGCTACTAAAGTCGCTGGTGGTCGTGGAGCAGTCATTGATGGATTATGTCGTGATATAAAAAAAATTAAAGAGCTAGGATTTCCTGTATTCGCAAAAGGTATGAGACCAACGGATTCATATGCTCGTAATGAAGTAATCGATTATGACGTAACAATTAAAGTGGGAAACGTCATGATTGAGCCTGGAGATTTAATTTTTGGTGATATTGATGGCATTGTAGTAGTACCAAAGGCAATTGAAGAAGAGGTTGTTAATAAAGCTTTTGAAAAAGTTAAGGGCGAGAATATGGTTCGCGATCATATCTTGAAAGGTATGAAAGTATCTGAAGTTTTCGCAAAATTCGGTATTTTGTAAGTGGATCCTTTATAAACATTGAACAAGAATTATGAATTACTTATGATCGTCATGATAACATGCGTAATAGCATTTCCTATGCATGGGGTCTTCGGCGCATTGTCGGATAAAGTTGGCCGCCGTCCAATTTATATTTTTGGCGCTGTTTTCGCAGCAGTTTGTATCTTCCCTTTCTTTTACTTATTGGAAAGTGGCTCGTTCTATCTTATATTGTTGGGATATATTTTACTAATTAATATTGGACATAACTCCATAAATGCAGTGCAGCCATCTTTCTTTACCGAGTTATTTGGACCTAATGTCCGTTACAGTGGAGCTTCTATTGGTAGCCAGCTTGGAGCAATCGTTGCAGGAGGTTTTACACCATTCATCGCGAAAGCGCTTACCGCATATAACGGAGGTGATTGGAAGTTAGTTTCCATTTATGTTGTGATTGTTTCATTAGCATCGGCAGCAGCTGCTTACTTTGGGCCTGAAACATCACGCCATGATTTAAATGAAAACGTCAATCCTGGAAGTACAGTAGAAGATCGAGACATTTCTTAAATATTTAAGATGGCGCCTATCTATAAAAATTAACGACATTAATGAACAGAGCTTTAAAACAGGAAGAGAATTATTTAAACACAAGTTCAGTCATAATCAGAAGACTTCTTAAACGGAGCGCTATATTGTAACAAAGAAATGCCAACTCTGGATAAGCTGGCATTTCCTTTTTTCATAGTGATTCTTATTTAGCAGCCAGTCTAGAAGCAGCTTCTTCAGCTTCTTTATATGCTTCTTGCAATACTTCATGTGGTTCCAGTAAAGCAGTGCCTTGTGCCCTGATCATTTGATAATCTTCAATGCCAAGGAAATTGAACATGGACTTCAGATATTTATGGGAATATTCGATTTCTGTATACCAATCATCATTCGTATAGATGGATCCGCTTGCTTGGATAACAAGCATTCTTCGGCCGTCTTTTAACAGGCCAACCGAGCCGTTTTCCGTGTATTTAAACGTTTCACGTGCGATTAAAATATTATCCATATAATCTTTTAACTTTGATGGAATATTAAAGTTATGCAAAGGTAAAACGATGACATACGTATTTGCCCGTTTAAATTGTTGCAAGATTTCGGACATACGCTCTGTTACTTTTTGTTCTTGGCTGGTTAGCTCTTGTTCTTTTTGTTGTTTTTCCCATGCACTTAAAACCGTTTGATCT
This genomic stretch from Peribacillus muralis harbors:
- a CDS encoding FMN-dependent NADH-azoreductase, producing MNTTLIINAHPKVDDTSSYSVQVFNHFLKAYKQLIPDSETIEQINLYQDVVPMIDQTVLSAWEKQQKEQELTSQEQKVTERMSEILQQFKRANTYVIVLPLHNFNIPSKLKDYMDNILIARETFKYTENGSVGLLKDGRRMLVIQASGSIYTNDDWYTEIEYSHKYLKSMFNFLGIEDYQMIRAQGTALLEPHEVLQEAYKEAEEAASRLAAK
- a CDS encoding RraA family protein; the encoded protein is MNIQAYLNELQENLYTAVISDILDSLGWKNQALPLHIRPLDPDMVICGYAKTVQVADVSREPEKPYKKQIEVLDSIRPGEVFVGDVGGSERSAFFGELMSTATKVAGGRGAVIDGLCRDIKKIKELGFPVFAKGMRPTDSYARNEVIDYDVTIKVGNVMIEPGDLIFGDIDGIVVVPKAIEEEVVNKAFEKVKGENMVRDHILKGMKVSEVFAKFGIL
- a CDS encoding MFS transporter, whose translation is MITCVIAFPMHGVFGALSDKVGRRPIYIFGAVFAAVCIFPFFYLLESGSFYLILLGYILLINIGHNSINAVQPSFFTELFGPNVRYSGASIGSQLGAIVAGGFTPFIAKALTAYNGGDWKLVSIYVVIVSLASAAAAYFGPETSRHDLNENVNPGSTVEDRDIS
- a CDS encoding MFS transporter — protein: MMEPLKDQNPDQSQNPTRFRFFILILLFLATAINYMDRANLSVAGSTLQEELGLTSSQLGFLFSAFTWAYVFAQIPVGWLLDRIGPRRLYGWAIILWSFFTLMMGFSTHQIFTTTTASFMMLLICRMLIGIAEAPGYPSNAKIATLWFPNNERARATSIYSSGQYIGLAIFTPLLSLMVAKINWESVFFVTGAVGIMFGVIWLMFYRNPQESKLVNKSELDYIKANGGYDSGHQLNISQKITLQEVIYVVKQRRVWGIFFAQFAAASTLYFFLTWFIVYLEQGLHLPIAKAGFIASLPYLMAMAGVLFGGFLSDSLLKKGFSLTAARKIPIVSGLIISSTICLANFFEGTPIIAVIILSIAFFANAYANMGWVALGDVLPKKMVGTVGGILNVAGNLAGIISPIIFGTLLDKTQSFHWAMYYTSAVALLGGISFLLIIDKLEVIDLSKVEQIRK